The Drechmeria coniospora strain ARSEF 6962 chromosome 02, whole genome shotgun sequence genome has a segment encoding these proteins:
- a CDS encoding putative arp2 3 complex 34 kda subunit protein: protein MLLLDYQNVLIQSVLTERFSGAPPTAIDQTVSDFDGVIFHISTPETKTQILLSMQIKCFKDLVQYGAEQVLRREYGDYVAPVEPGYDFSVLINLEQLPADQEEREALAMKFALLKRNAMAAPFEQAYEAHYKLKEEASKFTSEEAPQGVREGGQVMAIHYREEEAIYVKASHDRVTVIFSTVFREETDRVFGRVFIQEFVDARRRAIQNAPQVLFRNDPPLELQGVPGVQHTGTGEIGYVTFVLFPRHLTPQRMPVVISHIQTFRDYFHYHIKASKAYIHSRMRKRTADFLQVLRRARPENEERERKTATGRRRGNIWLHGPRVTNMMVWPFGSSRSIGDPNDAEPKRRPVSWSESVTRPDDHFQAAKEWAPMVLFSLVGLGAIQLYANYLRRIPGAAHVRQNFFRSRSLFGRVTSVGDGDNFHLFHTPGGRAVGWGWLRRVPEGRKQLKDRTISVRLAGVDAPEGAHFGRPAQPFSGEALKWLSNYILGRNVRAYIYKRDQYSRIVATVYVWRYLIRRDVGLEMIKRGLATTYEAKTGAEFGGLKDVYHKAEAKAKRKRRGMWSGKASVFESPREYKRKWAGEQNMMDR, encoded by the exons ATGCTTCTCCTTGACTACCAAAATGTGCTCATCCAATCGGTTCTTACCGAGAGGTTTTCTGG CGCCCCTCCCACGGCGATCGACCAGACCGTCTCTGACTTTGATGGCGTCATCTTCCACATTTCAACCCCGGAGACCAAGACGCAGATACTACTGTCTATGCAAATAAAGTGCTTCAAGGACTTGGTTCAGTACGGTGCCGAGCAAGTTCTGCGAAGGGAGTATGGCGACTACGTTGCTCCCGTGGAACCAGGCTACGACTTCTCCGTTTTGATCAATCTGGAGCAGCTGCCTGCCGATCAGG AGGAACGTGAAGCCTTGGCAATGAAGTTTGCTCTGCTGAAACGCAATGCCATGGCCGCTCCTTTCGAGCAAGCGTACGAGGCTCATTACAAACTGAAGGAGGAGGCGTCCAAGTTCACCTCGGAAGAGGCCCCCCAAGGCGTGCGAGAAGGGGGCCAAGTAATGGCCATTCACTAtcgagaggaggaggccatTTATGTCAAGGCCAGCCATGACCGCGTCACCGTCATTTTCAGCACCGTTTTTCGCGAGGAAACCGATAGGGTCTTCGGAAGGGTGTTTATCCAAGAGTTTGTCGATGCGCGAAGGAGAGCGATACAGAACGCGCCGCAAGTCCTGTTCCGAAACGATCCGCCACTTGAGCTGCAAGGCGTCCCAGGGGTGCAGCACACGGGTACTGGCGAAATCGGCTACGTTACTTTTG TTCTGTTCCCAAGACATTTGACCCCACAGCGAATGCCGGTTGTCATCTCTCACATCCAGACTTTCCGAGACTATTTCCATTACCATATAAAGGCGTCCAAGGCATACATTCACTCCCGTATGCGAAAGCGAACGGCAGACTTCCTGCAAG TGCTgcgtcgtgctcgtcccGAGAATGAAGAGCGGGAGAGGAAGACTGCAACTGGCAG ACGCCGGGGCAACATATGGCTACACGGCCCTCGGGTCACGAATATGATGGTGTGGCCATTTGGATCTTCCCGCTCCATCGGCGATCCAAATGATGCCGAGCCCAAGAGGCGGCCGGTTTCTTGGTCCGAGTCAGTAACGCGTCCCGATGACCACTTTCAGGCAGCCAAAGAATGGGCGCCGATGGTCctcttctccctcgtcggACTCGGCGCTATTCAGCTCTACGCGAACTACCTACGTCGGATTCCCGGTGCGGCCCATGTTCGACAAAACTTCTTTCGCAGCAGAAGCCTATTTGGCCGCGTGACGAGCGTCGGGGACGGTGACAACTTCCACTTATTTCACACGCCAGGTGGGCGAGCAGTAGGATGGGGTTGGCTGCGAAGGGTGCCCGAGGGCAGGAAGCAGCTCAAAGACCGCACA ATATCCGTCCgccttgccggcgtcgacgctccCGAAGGCGCGCACTTTGGACGACCGGCCCAACCATTCTCGGGTGAAGCGCTGAAATGGCTGTCCAACTACATCCTTGGACGAAACGTTCGGGCATACATATACAAGCGAGACCAGTACAGCCGCATAGTTGCGACCGTCTATGTTTGGAGATACCTCATCCGCCGAGACGTTGGCTTGGAGATGATCAAACGCGGATTGGCGACAACGTACGAGGCAAAAACTGGTGCTGAATTTGGCGGGCTCAAGGACGTTTATCacaaggccgaggccaaggcaaagCGGAAACGGAGAGGGATGTGGTCAGGCAAGGCGAGCGTGTTTGAGAGCCCGAGGGAGTACAAAAGGAAGTGGGCTGGTGAGCAAAATATGATGGACAGATGA
- a CDS encoding WD domain-containing protein, which translates to MVKSYLKYEHAKSFGVVATSTSNVVWTSKDRTGTGAGQAVVAANEDVLCWDIKKGELLGRWRDERCTVSVTAISQSKADKDIFAVGYEDGSIRLWDSKISTVIVNFNGHKSAITKLAFDNSGVRLASGSKDTDVIVWDLVAEVGQYKLRGHKDQVTGLHFIEPQSQIEDESGSTAMVLDGRDASDGFLLTTGKDSLLKLWDLSSRHCVETHISQTNGECWALGISPDLSGCVTTGNDGEMKVWSLDADRLARSARRVGGAPMGQYLSDRGTLHRQSKDRATEIIFHPQRDYFAVHGAEKGVDIWRIRSEAEIKKSMARKRRRRREKNKDGKQTDEVMPNADENAEDASKADVSDVFVQYLIVRTGGKVRSVDWARVGTQKDLQLLVGTTSNQLEYYTIPPKAKHERKSKDEVADYTRTLAVEQPGHRADIRSLALSSDDKMLASAANGSMKIWNIKTQTCIRTFECGYSLCCAFLPGDKVVVVGTKSGELQLFDVASASLLDSVQAHEGAIWALNVHPGGRSVVSGSADKTAKFWDFKIVQEEVLGTTRTTPKLKLVQSRTLKVSDDVLSLKFSPDSRLLAVSLLDNTVKVFFVDSLKLYLNLYGHKLPVLSMDISCDSKLIVTSSADKNIRVWGLDFGDCHKALFGHQDSILQVVFVPHNSDGNGHHFFSSSKDKTIRYWDGDKFEQIQRLDGHHGEVWSIAISRTGNFLVSAGHDKSIRIWNETDEQIFLEEEREKEIEELYESTLTTSLEREADAEDENGDVAAASKQTTETLMAGERIQEALEMGMADLNLMKEYEEAKLTNANAQPPQRNPVFLALGNISAEEHVMSVLQKIKASALHDALLVLPFATVPVLFTFLNIFAIRSMNMPLTCRILFFMIKTHHKQIVASRTMRSMMDGIRANLRAALKRQKDEMGVNIAALKVVGMQIRDSSVKEYVDETWVEDMTDRSVKKRTFKLVTLPPAPEVGHVTATTIASPSRFSLSEPNLTPFASPSASAVAPFATFSLVAGWHQPTSIAPDPTSRLAMLFFSFFKTLIDHEVTVELKNDIQIKGTLKSVDQYLNIKLDDISVVDELKYPHLSSEQSSVKNVFIRGSVVRYVHLPAASVDTQLLEDATRRGKFPVPPITNGIEC; encoded by the exons ATGGTGAAATCGTACCT caagtacgagcacgccAAGTCGTTTGGTGTTGTTGCGACAAGCACCTCCAACGTCGTCTGGACCTCCAAGGACCGAACCGGAACCGGCGCTGGACAGGCCGTGGTAGCCGCGAATGAAGATGTACTGTGCTGGGACATCAAGAAGGGCGAGCTCCTGGGCCGATGGAGAGACGAGCGCTGCACTGTTTCCGTCACTGCCATCTCGCAAAGCAAGGCCGACAAGGACATTTTCGCCGTCGGCTACGAGGATGGCAGCATCCGGCTCTGGGACAGCAAAATATCTACCGTCATAGTCAACTTTAACGGGCATAAATCCGCAATCACAAAACTTGCCTTTGACAACTCCGGGGTCCGGCTAGCGAGTGGCTCGAAAGACACCGATGTCATTGTGTGGGATCTTGTCGCGGAAGTCGGGCAGTACAAGTTGCGAGGCCACAAGGATCAGGTGACGGGACTCCATTTCATTGAGCCTCAGTCGCAGATAGAGGACGAGAGTGGTTCAACGGCAATGGTTCTCGATGGACGGGATGCCTCGGATGGCTTTCTTCTCACCACGGGCAAGGATTCCCTGCTGAAACTTTGGGACCTGTCCTCAAGGCACTGCGTCGAAACACATATTTCCCAAACCAACGGCGAATGCTGGGCCCTTGGAATTTCTCCGGACCTCAGCGGTTGCGTCACTACTGGCAACGATGGAGAAATGAAGGTATGGTCACTTGATGCAGATCGTCTAGCACGCAGTGCCCGACGAGTGGGAGGAGCTCCCATGGGGCAGTACTTGTCAGACCGCGGCACTCTTCATCGACAGAGCAAGGATCGAGCCACCGAGATCATTTTTCACCCTCAACGAGACTACTTTGCCGTCCACGGAGCTGAGAAGGGAGTTGATATTTGGCGCATACGATCAGAAGCAGAAATCAAAAAAAGCATGGCCCGAAAGAGGCGAAGGCGGAGGGAAAAGAACAAGGACGGCAAACAGACGGACGAGGTTATGCCAAATGCCGATGAAAATGCGGAGGATGCGTCCAAGGCTGATGTCAGTGACGTTTTTGTTCAGTACCTCATCGTGAGGACAGGCGGAAAGGTTCGTTCCGTTGATTGGGCCCGAGTTGGAACCCAAAAGGACCTCCAACTATTGGTAGGCACGACCAGCAATCAGCTGGAGTACTACACCATCCCGCCGAAAGCAAAGCACGAGCGGAAATCAAAGGATGAGGTTGCCGACTATACACGAACACTAGCAGTGGAGCAGCCGGGTCACCGTGCCGATATTCGATCCCTGGCACTCAGCTCCGACGACAAGATGCTGGCATCGGCAGCGAACGGCTCCATGAAGATTTGGAACATCAAAACGCAGACATGCATTCGAACATTTGAGTGCGGCTACTCTCTTTGCTGTGCATTCCTGCCAGGTGAcaaggtggtggtggtaggaACGAAGAGCGGCGAGCTGCAACTCTTCGACGTTGCATCCGCCTCTCTCCTGGACAGCGTGCAGGCACATGAGGGCGCCATTTGGGCTCTGAACGTTCATCCCGGTGGCCGTTCCGTCGTGTCTGGCAGCGCCGACAAGACGGCCAAATTTTGGGATTTTAAGATTGTTCAAGAAGAGGTCCTTGGTACAACACGAACCACGCCAAAGCTAAAACTTGTCCAATCCAGGACTCTCAAAGTGTCTGATGACGTCCTCAGTCTCAAATTTTCGCCAGACTCGAGACTGCTGGCCGTTTCACTGCTGGACAATACTGTCAAAGTCTTCTTTGTCGACTCCCTCAAGTTGTATCTGAATCTTTACGGGCACAAACTCCCTGTGCTGAGCATGGACATATCCTGCGACAGCAAGCTGATcgtgacgagctcggcggaCAAGAACATTAGGGTATGGGGCCTTGATTTCGGAGACTGCCACAAGGCGCTCTTTGGCCATCAGGACAGCATTTTGCAGGTGGTCTTTGTTCCGCACAACTCGGACGGCAATGGGCATCACTtcttcagcagcagcaaagACAAGACGATCCGGTACTGGGATGGAGACAAGTTTGAGCAGATCCAACGACTAGATGGACATCATGGAGAGGTGTGGTCGATCGCCATTAGCCGAACTGGAAACTTCTTGGTCAGCGCTGGCCACGACAAAAGTATCCGCATCTGGAACGAAACGGACGAGCAGATATtcctcgaggaggagagggagaagGAAATTGAGGAGTTGTATGAGAGCACCCTGACGACGTCACTTGAGCGCGAGGCGGACGCCGAAGATGAGAACGGCGATGTTGCCGCTGCAAGCAAGCAGACAACGGAGACGCTCATGGCCGGAGAAAGGATACaggaggcgctcgagatGGGAATGGCCGATCTGAATCTGATGAAGGAATACGAAGAGGCCAAGCTGACCAATGCCAACGCCCAGCCACCCCAACGGAACCCCGTGTTCCTGGCGCTGGGGAACATTAGCGCCGAGGAGCACGTCATGTCGGTGCTGCAGAAGATTAAAGCGTCGGCGCTGCACGATGCGCTGCTGGTGCTTCCCTTCGCCACCGTCCCAGTGCTCTTCACCTTTTTGAACATCTTTGCCATACGGTCGATGAACATGCCTCTAACTTGCCGCATCCTCTTTTTCATGATCAAGACGCACCACAAGCAAATCGTGGCCAGTCGGACGATGAGAAGCATGATGGACGGCATTAGGGCAAACCTGAGAGCGGCCCTCAAAAGGCAAAAGGATGAAATGGGCGTCAACATTGCGGCGCTCAAGGTGGTGGGCATGCAGATTCGAGACAGCAGCGTCAAGGAGTACGTGGATGAGACGTGGGTCGAGGACATGACGGATAGGAGCGTCAAGAAGCGGACATTT AAGTTGGTCACCCTCCCACCAGCACCAGAAGTTGGTCACGTGACGGCGACAACAATCG CCTCGCCATCGAGGTTTTCATTATCCGAACCCAATTTAACACCCTTTGCATCGCCCAGCGCGTCAGCCGTTGCCCCCTTTGCCACCTTTTCGCTGGTCGCAGGCTGGCACCAGCCTACCTCGATCGCACCAGACCCAACGTCACGGCTCGCCATGCTCTTCTTCAG CTTCTTCAAAACCCTCATCGACCATGAGGTCACCGTCGAACTGAAAAACGACATCCAGATTAAGGGAACGCTCAAGAGCGTAGATCAGTACCTCAACATCAAGCTGGATGACatttccgtcgtcgacgagctcaagTATCCCCATCTG TCTTCTGAGCAGAGCTCCGTTAAGAACGTCTTCATTCGCGGGTCCGTAGTGCGGTACGTGCACCTGCCGGCTGCTTCTGTAGATACACAGCTGCTGGAAGATGCGACGCGAAGAGGCAAGTTTCCTGTCCCCCCTATTACGAATGGAATCGAATGCTGA
- a CDS encoding DNA repair metallo-beta-lactamase translates to MVTTTKTNQPKAQKRLGTLASFPRKPSQPNASILNFFQKTHKPEDSLFVGAPVHPTTTHDDIPVGDDDLGRLNESQTSAKRRRVSEDRHTTVVGVQSIELRRASCPEHAEQSKRQKSRHYGNTPFVVDSDSEAEDSGEAVTIPDVPRVRFKAEAVLQSTTQSSCAADFAGPTTERTQAKSPPFQFPDSAHTQADDIQDPSGMDDLDMEAFEGEELREMKFMREQARIEAEDGGTLLFEDFGDDLPGDATADLRCPICDGSLAGISPDDATRHVNLCLDGNPTPLSHRELKSPSQAPPVESTEMSKRFIRATIPRPAQFSPFDKVERGTEVKSAFSKLMSGNAEDSAWATAAAAEHASRGRPAYERTCPFYKNIPNFNICVDAFRYGAVEGCKAYFLSHFHSDHYIGLTASWRHGPIFCSKVTGSLVKNQLRTKPEWIVELDFEKPYPVPGTGATVTMIPANHCPGSSMFLFEKPLSNAPTSRLQRVLHCGDFRACPAHVDHPLLKPDVVDSITRKTQQQIINTCYLDTTYLNPRYSFPPQEDVIKACADLCASTSPDPNCKDDILDAIKRDGSTQAVSEYFLSGKADEASKTETSREKPGQRLLIICGTYSIGKERICIAIAKALRSKIYATPAKMKICKQLDDPELAALLTSDPIEAQVHMQSLMEIRADTLHDYLTGYKPHFSRIIGFRPSGWNFRPTNGRAVGANVPPSAIPTTQILHDKGWRTRFEYRDFVAQRGSTKEAMCFGVPYSEHSSFRELAMFLMCLRIERVIPTVNVGSEQSRKRMRGWIDRWLAERRRGGVVTPLLGGEGKDDDSVHLWDGKSGKGGSAWW, encoded by the coding sequence ATGGTCACCACAACCAAGACCAACCAACCCAAGGCGCAGAAAAGGCTCGGGACTTTGGCGTCATTCCCCCGGAAGCCAAGCCAGCCGAATGCTAGCATCTTGAATTTCTTCCAGAAGACGCACAAGCCGGAAGATTCTCTCTTTGTTGGAGCCCCGGTTCACCCCACCACCACGCACGACGACATCCCCGTTGGCGATGATGATCTTGGTCGCCTCAACGAGTCTCAGACTTCGGCCAAAAGGAGACGAGTTAGCGAAGACAGGCACACAACCGTGGTTGGGGTACAGAGTATAGAGCTACGACGGGCTTCTTGCCCAGAGCATGCTGAACAATCCAAGCGACAGAAATCAAGACACTATGGCAATACCCCCTTCGTCGTGGACTCTGATAGCGAAGCCGAGGACAGCGGCGAAGCTGTCACCATACCCGATGTACCCCGAGTGAGATTCAAAGCCGAGGCCGTACTGCAATCCACTACTCAGTCATCTTGCGCAGCCGACTTTGCCggaccgacgacggaaaGGACACAAGCCAAATCGCCTCCGTTCCAATTTCCAGACTCTGCGCATACACAAGCCGACGATATCCAGGATCCCTCAGGTATGGACGATCTCGACATGGAAGCTTTTGAAGGCGAAGAGTTGCGGGAGATGAAATTTATGCGCGAACAGGCCCGAATTGAAGCTGAGGACGGGGGAACACTGCTTTTTGAAGACTTTGGTGACGATCTCCCGGGTGACGCAACCGCCGACTTGCGCTGTCCAATCTGCGACGGCAGCCTAGCAGGTATATCTCCGGATGATGCGACCCGCCATGTCAACTTGTGTCTTGACGGCAATCCCACTCCGTTATCTCATCGGGAACTTAAGTCTCCAAGCCAAGCTCCCCCAGTCGAATCCACCGAAATGAGCAAGAGATTCATTCGAGCAACGATTCCGAGGCCAGCGCAATTCAGTCCGTTCGATAAAGTTGAGCGTGGTACGGAGGTCAAATCCGCTTTCTCAAAGCTCATGTCTGGCAATGCCGAGGATTCGGCCTGGGCGACCGCAGCTGCGGCTGAGCATGCTTCTCGGGGCCGTCCAGCCTACGAACGAACCTGCCCGTTTTACAAGAACATTCCGAACTTTAACATCTGTGTGGACGCCTTTCGCTACGGCGCCGTGGAAGGTTGCAAGGCTTACTTTCTGAGCCATTTCCATAGCGATCACTACATCGGTCTGACTGCTAGCTGGAGACACGGCCCAATATTCTGCAGCAAGGTTACAGGGAGCTTGGTCAAGAATCAGTTACGCACCAAGCCAGAGTGGATTGTCGAGCTGGACTTTGAGAAGCCGTACCCCGTTCCCGGAACGGGCGCCACTGTGACGATGATACCGGCAAACCATTGTCCTGGAAGCTCCATGTTTCTCTTCGAAAAGCCTCTGAGTAACGCGCCAACCTCACGACTGCAGCGCGTGCTCCATTGCGGCGATTTTCGTGCCTGTCCTGCACATGTCGACCACCCTTTGCTCAAGCCAGACGTTGTGGATTCTATTACGCGAAAGACACAGCAGCAGATAATCAACACATGCTACCTCGACACGACCTACCTAAATCCTAGGTACTCGTTCCCACCACAGGAAGACGTCATCAAAGCATGCGCCGATCTGTGTGCATCGACATCACCAGACCCCAATTGCAAGGACGACATTCTTGACGCGATAAAACGAGATGGCAGCACGCAGGCCGTGAGCGAATACTTCCTGAGCGGTAAAGCAGACGAAGCCAGCAAAACCGAGACAAGCAGAGAAAAGCCTGGCCAACGCCTACTTATCATCTGCGGAACGTATTCCATCGGGAAGGAGCGAATTTGCATTGCAATAGCCAAGGCGTTGCGTTCTAAGATCTATGCAACTCCTGCGAAAATGAAAATATGCAAACAGCTGGATGACCCTGAACTCGCTGCCCTTCTCACCTCCGACCCGATTGAAGCTCAAGTGCACATGCAGTCACTTATGGAGATACGCGCTGACACGCTCCACGATTACCTGACCGGCTACAAGCCGCACTTCAGTCGCATCATCGGTTTCCGTCCCAGTGGCTGGAACTTTCGACCAACGAATGGCAGGGCGGTAGGGGCAAATGTCCCCCCAAGTGCCATTCCCACGACCCAGATTCTTCACGACAAAGGTTGGAGAACGAGGTTTGAATACAGGGACTTTGTTGCACAGCGAGGGAGTACCAAGGAGGCCATGTGCTTCGGCGTTCCGTACTCTGAGCACAGCAGTTTCCGGGAGCTCGCCATGTTCCTTATGTGCCTAAGGATCGAGAGGGTCATACCTACGGTTAATGTGGGATCTGAACAGTCTCGGAAGAGAATGCGAGGTTGGATCGACCGATGGTTAGCcgaacggcggcgaggcggcgttGTGACCCCGCTTCTTGggggcgagggcaaggatGATGACAGTGTACATCTATGGGATGGAAAATCGGGCAAGGGAGGCAGTGCTTGGTGGTAG
- a CDS encoding protein kinase, with translation MASLLAKWPEGSGIKTRAIEDAKLMQKAVVEECSRSGKQIPPYQLSELIGKGSFGRVYKAKAQKTGMLVAIKIIDIEESDTVNPKLADTYSDLVKEINALKLLSDSGARNINHVIEAITVGQSMWMITEYCAGGSVATLMKPTAPGGLQEKWIIPILREVAEAIYWVHGQGIIHRDLKCANVLVTEVGDVQLCDFGVAGVIETKFDKRSTFIGTPHWMAPELFGQTASYGTEVDIWAFGAMVYEIASGLPPNVSDGIVAARLGTHLKQQTPRLEGDRYSPGLRDIVAYCLQKDPTKRPTIEQLQLHKYISNTEDTHPTSSLYHLVRGFRMWESQGGDRRSLFSAGGAQGLAEMASTALSNDEWNFSTTDTFDQQVLDNGDAQDVYDVYGSNVDFSQQAFEETWRPPKGKPRRRPPPQLPSVRVPLEKVFDPDTISNYEDNSRAYYGKLFQPPASDLPLRNDSTPPTDVRESLIDLDASLHGSDLSQFADMDTIKAGDPRASIEYDFDDGSHYPKSPVSDRAEGKGNRRTQDWKFPTMGSSAMANPATFKFPLTISSPIPETSQPHFPHQNQQATPLQSSMIFVDVASSKPSPTSRASVGSLIDLDMSFADSATEYTRPSTSHSDLGSMSGSEMGGANPFELEKHASLYVMSTSVREPSMYVSDDSEYANALANLRGSVSDSEQTHTSPETHKKAVNGGRPYSLSDFTDMDPESLSPPQTVAPSMARFPLSYQDQQPPQPQPSRGHRDEPEPQNHALLPRLPVAPSSKVMEGKANTEEVKDELRRMVMCLEDHLNHANTYLFDLPIRRASVIKMEPVEDEN, from the coding sequence atggcctcgctGCTCGCGAAATGGCCCGAAGGCTCGGGCATCAAGACGAGGGCGATCGAGGACGCCAAGTTGATGCAAAAGGCGGTGGTCGAGGAGTGCTCAAGGTCGGGGAAGCAGATCCCCCCCTACCAGCTCTCGGAGCTCATCGGAAAGGGGAGCTTTGGTCGCGTCTACAAGGCCAAAGCCCAGAAAACGGGTATGCTTGTCGCCATCAAAATCATCGACATCGAGGAGAGTGATACGGTAAACCCGAAGCTCGCCGACACATACAGCGACTTGGTCAAGGAGATCAATGCGCTGAAGCTGTTGAGCGACAGCGGTGCTAGGAACATCAACCATGTCATCGAGGCCATCACCGTCGGCCAGTCCATGTGGATGATTACCGAGTATTGCGCTGGTGGAAGCGTCGCGACGCTCATGAAGCCGACGGCCCCGGGCGGTCTCCAGGAGAAGTGGATCATACCCATCCTGCGCGAGGTTGCCGAGGCAATATACTGGGTTCACGGCCAGGGCATCATCCATCGCGATCTCAAGTGCGCAAATGTCCTCGTCaccgaggtcggcgacgtccAGCTCTGTGACtttggcgtcgccggcgtcatcgaGACCAAGTTTGACAAGCGATCCACCTTCATCGGCACTCCTCACTGGATGGCCCCCGAGCTCTTCGGCCAGACGGCGTCGTACGGGACGGAAGTAGACATCTGGGCCTTTGGCGCCATGGTGTACGAAATCGCGTCCGGTCTGCCGCCGAACGTCTCCGACGGCATTGTCGCCGCCCGGCTGGGCACTCACCTGAAGCAGCAGACACCCCGCCTGGAAGGGGACCGGTATTCCCCAGGCCTTCGAGACATTGTCGCCTACTGCCTGCAGAAGGACCCGACGAAGCGACCAACcatcgagcagctgcagctgcacaagtacatctCCAATACAGAGGATACTCACCCCACCTCGTCCCTCTACCACCTGGTGCGAGGCTTCAGGATGTGGGAGTCCCAGGGAGGGGACCGTAGATCTCTTTTCTCCGCTGGCGGAGCCCAAGGACTTGCCGAGATGGCCTCCACGGCACTCTCCAATGACGAGTGGAACTTCAGCACCACCGACACCTTCGACCAACAAGTCCTGGACAATGGCGATGCGCAAGACGTATACGATGTCTACGGCTCCAACGTAGACTTTAGTCAGCAAGCGTTCGAGGAAACCTGGCGGCCTCCCAAGGGAAAaccccgccgtcgtccaccACCACAACTTCCCTCCGTCAGAGTACCCCTCGAGAAGGTTTTCGACCCGGATACCATTTCCAACTATGAGGACAATTCCCGGGCTTATTATGGAAAACTGTTTCAACCGCCTGCGTCAGATCTACCGCTACGAAACGACTCGACCCCCCCTACCGACGTGCGTGAATCCTTGATCGACCTGGATGCTTCCCTGCATGGAAGCGACTTATCGCAGTTTGCCGACATGGACACCATCAAAGCTGGAGATCCACGTGCGTCGATTGAATACGACTTTGACGACGGTTCCCACTACCCCAAGTCACCAGTCAGTGATCGAGCCGAAGGGAAGGGTAATCGCCGCACTCAGGACTGGAAATTTCCTACCATGGGCTCGTCGGCAATGGCGAACCCGGCAACGTTCAAGTTTCCGTTAACAATATCGTCGCCGATTCCGGAAACGTCGCAACCCCATTTTCCTCACCAGAACCAACAGGCGACCCCGCTCCAGTCGTCGATGATCTTTGTCGATGTCGCTTCGTCCAAGCCCAGCCCAACGAGCCGTGCCTCGGTTGGGAGCCTCATTGACCTCGACATGAGTTTTGCCGACTCGGCAACGGAGTACACTCGCCCATCAACATCTCACTCAGACTTAGGATCCATGAGCGGCTCCGAGATGGGAGGTGCAAACCCGTTTGAGCTCGAGAAACATGCGTCGCTTTACGTCATGTCTACCTCCGTCAGAGAACCGTCAATGTACGTCTCTGACGATTCCGAATACGCAAATGCACTTGCAAATCTACGTGGAAGTGTGTCTGACAGCGAACAAACACACACGTCGCCAGAAACTCACAAGAAGGCGGTCAACGGTGGACGTCCCTATTCTCTAAGCGACTTTACCGATATGGACCCCGAATCCTTGTCGCCTCCGCAGACTGTTGCGCCGAGTATGGCGAGGTTCCCTTTGTCCTACCAGGATCAACAACCTCCCCAACCACAACCCAGTCGTGGCCATCGTGACGAACCCGAACCCCAAAACCACGCTCTCCTTCCACGACTCCCCGTTGCCCCCTCGTCGAAAGTCATGGAAGGCAAGGCGAATACAGAGGAAGTAAAGGACGAACTCCGGCGCATGGTTATGTGCCTAGAAGATCATCTTAATCATGCGAACACGTACCTGTTCGATTTGCCAATTCGGAGAGCAAGCGTGATAAAGATGGAACCCGTGGAAGATGAAAACTGA